From one Cyprinus carpio isolate SPL01 chromosome B3, ASM1834038v1, whole genome shotgun sequence genomic stretch:
- the LOC109057220 gene encoding mitogen-activated protein kinase 1-like — protein sequence MAESGSSAAAAGAAGSSGSAAGAGAAVAVGGANGAAGPKPGLESVKGQNFDVGPRYTDLQYIGEGAYGMVCSAFDNVNKIRVAIKKISPFEHQTYCQRTLREIKILLRFRHENIIGINDILRARRIEYMRDVYIVQDLMETDLYKLLKTQQLSNDHVCYFLYQILRGLKYIHSANVLHRDLKPSNLLINTTCDLKICDFGLARIADPEHDHTGFLTEYVATRWYRAPEIMLNSKGYTKSIDMWSVGCILAEMLSNRPIFPGKHYLDQLNHILGILGSPTQDDLNCIINMKARNYLQALPQKPKIPWNKLFPKADNKALDLLDRMLTFNPIKRITVEEALAHPYLEQYYDPSDEPVAEEPFTFNMELDDLPKEKLKELIYEETARFQATYQGS from the exons ATGGCGGAATCGGGCAGCAGCGCGGCGGCGGCCGGAGCCGCGGGCTCGAGTGGCAGCGCCGCCGGGGCTGGAGCAGCCGTCGCGGTCGGGGGAGCTAATGGAGCGGCGGGACCCAAGCCCGGCCTGGAGTCGGTGAAGGGACAGAATTTTGACGTTGGCCCCCGATACACCGACCTCCAGTACATCGGGGAGGGGGCCTATGGGATGGTCTG CTCAGCTTTTGATAATGTGAATAAGATCCGAGTGGCCATTAAGAAGATCAGTCCGTTTGAACACCAGACCTACTGCCAGCGCACCCTGAGGGAGATCAAAATCCTCCTGCGGTTCCGTCATGAGAACATCATCGGCATCAATGACATCCTGAGAGCGCGTCGCATCGAGTATATGAGGGATGT CTACATCGTACAGGACCTGATGGAGACCGACCTTTACAAATTGCTGAAGACACAGCAACTCAGCAACGACCATGTCTGCTACTTTCTGTACCAGATCTTGCGAGGGCTGAAGTACATTCACTCTGCCAATGTGCTGCACAGAGACTTGAAGCCGTCAAACCTTCTCATCAACACCACCTGTGACCTCAAG ATCTGTGACTTTGGGCTGGCACGGATAGCCGACCCAGAACATGACCACACCGGATTCCTCACAGAGTATGTGGCTACTCGCTGGTACCGTGCTCCTGAGATCATGCTCAACTCCAAG GGCTACACCAAGTCTATTGATATGTGGTCTGTTGGTTGCATCCTAGCTGAGATGTTGTCCAACAGACCCATCTTCCCTGGAAAGCATTATCTGGACCAGCTCAACCACATTTTGG GTATTTTGGGCTCCCCCACTCAAGATGATCTGAACTGCATCATCAACATGAAGGCCAGGAACTACCTCCAGGCTCTACCCCAGAAACCAAAAATCCCATGGAACAAGCTGTTCCCCAAAGCAGACAACAAAG CTCTGGATTTATTGGACCGCATGTTAACCTTCAACCCCATCAAACGTATAACTGTGGAGGAAGCACTGGCCCATCCCTACCTGGAGCAGTACTATGACCCCTCTGATGAG CCGGTGGCTGAGGAGCCCTTCACTTTCAACATGGAGCTGGATGACCTTCCTAAAGAGAAGCTGAAAGAGCTCATCTATGAGGAGACGGCACGCTTCCAGGCCACTTACCAGGGCTCCTGA
- the LOC109054198 gene encoding lysophospholipase D GDPD1-like, which produces MASYLYYLLPAVGGYALTSLFFLKNPHILHKKKQTAFYCTHISHRGGCGEKIENTMEAFTHAVEMGTEMLELDCHLTKDGHVVVSHDENLLRQTGQDVNISSLNLEELPPYNETLEVTFKTGHFSTGSDRNLALLEDVFRKFPHIAVNIEVKENNSLLIEKISDLVKKYNREAISVWASVDSTIMENCCKTNSSMPYMFTVKRGLMLLLLYYTGLLPFVPLGESFLQFYLPQIINREYIPEMWIMRSRLVVFLIQRLTLRKGMFKHLRDRGIQIHLFVCNKEEDIKTAFAAGATGVMSDYPTLLSNYIRRHTQDT; this is translated from the exons ATGGCAAGCTACCTGTACTACCTGCTCCCAGCAGTAGGGGGCTACGCTCTCACGTCGCTCTTCTTTCTGAAGAACCCTCATATTCTGCACAAGAAGAAACAGACAGCCTTCTACTGCACCCACATCTCTCACAGGGGAG GCTGTGGTGAAAAGATCGAGAACACTATGGAGGCCTTTACACA TGCTGTTGAAATGGGCACAGAGATGCTGGAGTTAGACTGTCACTTGACTAAAGACGGTCATGTGGTTGTGTCACATGATGAGAACCTCCTGCGGCAGACTGGGCAAGATGTCAACATTTCCTCCTTAAACCTGGAG GAGTTGCCACCTTATAATGAGACACTCGAGGTGACCTTTAAGACAG gccacttcagcactgggTCAGATAGAAACCTTGCGTTATTAGAGGATGTCTTCCGCAAATTTCCACACATAGCTGTAAACATTGAAGTGAAAGAGAATAACAGCCTGCTGATTGAGAAG ATTTCTGATCTTGTGAAGAAATACAACAGAGAGGCCatctcagtttgggcctctgttGACTCCACCATCATGGAAAACTGTTGCAAAACA AACTCCTCCATGCCCTACATGTTCACTGTAAAGCGGGGTTTAATGCTGCTCCTGCTCTACTACACCGGTCTTCTGCCATTTGTTCCCCTCGGAGAGAGTTTCCTGCAGTTCTACTTGCCACAAATCATAAACAG AGAATACATACCTGAAATGTGGATTATGAGAAGCAGACTGGTCGTCTTTTTAATTCAGAG ACTAACATTGAGAAAAGGGATGTTCAAGCACCTCAGAGACAGAGGAATTCAG ATTCATCTGTTTGTGTGTAATAAGGAAGAGGACATTAAGACTGCATTTGCTGCAGGAGCAACAGGAGTCATGTCTGATTATCCCACCCTGTTATCAAACTATATTAGAAGACACACACAAGACACGTga
- the LOC109057352 gene encoding protein yippee-like 3 gives MVKQTKAKTFQAYLDSCHRRYSCVHCRAHLANHDDLISKSFQGSQGRAYLFNSVVNVGCGPAEERLLLTGLHAVADIYCENCHTTLGWKYEQAFELSQKYKEGKFIIELSHMIKDNGWD, from the exons ATGGTGAAGCAGACCAAGGCCAAAACTTTCCAGGCCTATCTGGACTCCTGTCACCGCCGCTACAGCTGCGTCCACTGCCGTGCACACCTGGCCAACCATGATGACCTAATTTCTAAG TCATTTCAAGGCAGTCAGGGACGTGCCTACCTGTTCAATTCTGT GGTGAATGTGGGTTGTGGCCCAGCAGAAGAAAGGCTTCTGCTGACCGGTCTTCATGCTGTGGCTGATATTTACTGTGAGAACTGCCACACCACACTGGGCTGGAAATAT GAGCAGGCATTTGAGTTAAGTCAGAAGTATAAGGAGGGGAAGTTTATTATTGAATTATCTCACATGATTAAAGATAATGGCTGGGACTGA
- the LOC109057171 gene encoding uncharacterized protein LOC109057171 produces the protein MSGKIKSRSAANADSISASVSCDERILRDCHQMYTDPDSGLITIAQSVGVTLLPPRKKITVMLIGNHSAGKSSFVNWYVEEHIQRTGVAIETQGFSFVTSGRKRESLTGNATLHLYPHFKTLQEFKGVSEYLGTEICTSRQKRFSLVTFVDTPGLVDGDMKYPFDVDQAILWLGELCDLILVFFDPMGQALCKRTLNIVEKLNEKQGDRLRFYLSKADEAGGESDRQRVMMQIVQELCKRPGLNKCGFDMPTIYVPNPNKPSRCVNQIEEVCRTIEKTINQTVQNTLNSLEKDCNLITEGITETLHNDRQCSVENRRSRFKGCLLGMLGFTVPLLLLATLVLGSLSKDVLVLMLGDSGIEALTLYVVPAVKAFESLSAEVQLYSCAGLVLLSFIFLLIARFSFRTKPTLSGKQKRQLQQKLEYVQEVVKTKKKNLYEEYLRQSVGDQDMI, from the exons ATGTCCGGGAAAATCAAAAGCAGGAGTGCTGCAAATGCCGACTCAATATCTGCCAGTGTGTCCTGCGACGAGCGCATCTTACGGGACTGCCACCAGATGTACACCGATCCAGATAGCG GACTAATAACCATCGCTCAGTCTGTTGGGGTGACCTTGCTGCCTCCCCGGAAGAAGATAACTGTGATGTTGATAGGGAACCACTCCGCTGGAAAGAGCAGCTTTGTCAATTG GTATGTGGAGGAGCATATTCAGAGAACGGGGGTTGCTATAGAGACACAGGGCTTCAGCTTTGTTACAAGCGGGCGAAAGAGGGAATCGCTCACG GGAAATGCAACGCTCCATCTCTATCCCCATTTCAAAACACTGCAGGAGTTTAAAG GGGTGTCAGAATACCTCGGCACTGAGATTTGTACTTCACGACAGAAGCGTTTCAGCTTGGTGACCTTTGTTGACACTCCTGGTCTGGTGGACGGGGATATGAAGTACCCCTTTGACGTGGATCAAGCTATTCTGTGGCTCG GAGAGCTCTGTGATCTGATCCTGGTCTTCTTTGACCCGATGGGACAGGCTTTATGCAAGCGCACACTCAACATTGTAGAGAAACTGAATGAGAAGCAAGGGGACCGTCTCCGTTTTTATCTCAGTAAAGCGGATGAGGCTGGAGGAGAGTCTGATCGACAA AGAGTTATGATGCAGATTGTGCAGGAGCTTTGCAAGCGTCCAGGACTCAACAAGTGTGGCTTTGACATGCCCACCATCTATGTTCCTAACCCTAATAAG CCCAGTCGATGTGTCAATCAGATAGAGGAGGTGTGCCGAACGATAGAGAAGACCATTAATCAGACTGTGCAGAACACGCTTAACTCGCTGGAGAAGGACTGCAACCTCATCACCGAGGGCATCACTGAGACGCTTCATAATGACCG GCAGTGCAGTGTGGAGAACCGTCGATCACGTTTCAAGGGCTGTTTGTTGGGCATGCTGGGTTTCACTGTGCCCCTGCTGCTGCTCGCCACCCTGGTGCTTGGCAGCCTCTCCAAAGATGTGCTGGTGCTCATGCTGGGTGATAGTGGCATAGAGGCACTCACACTATATGTG GTTCCTGCAGTGAAGGCGTTTGAATCCTTGTCAGCAGAGGTGCAGCTGTATAGTTGTGCTGGACTGGTGCTGTTGTCCTTCATCTTTCTCCTCATTGCACGCTTTTCtttcag GACCAAACCAACACTCTCTGGGAAACAAAAGAGACAGCTTCAGCAAAAACTGGAGTATGTCCAGGAGGTAGTGAAGACCAAAAAG AAAAATCTCTATGAGGAGTACCTGCGTCAGAGTGTGGGTGATCAGGACATGATCTGA